A single genomic interval of Mycobacteriales bacterium harbors:
- a CDS encoding cytochrome P450, with protein sequence MLLISDTVDVGGAKGPAHKPVYPASPVELWNPEAFTKGPPMGAFAQMRQASPIAWMDEPEDRPGFWALTRHEDVMRVNADYETFSSQRGGILMSHQRSDMQLARASLDTMINMDAPYHMQLRREHMPYFTPAYLRGLNDRVEGEVTRLLDAMAKQGRVDLVQAVSAHLPLFTLCEILGVPLEDRPKFLTWMHYLELANSFAAERAGGGGGLEAAAAEVPPEMQAFLDAFKNAIQEMFDYGRHMLHKRRLDPQADLMSAIAKAQVDGDLLADEYLDGSWLLIVFAGNDTTRNTISGSMQLLSDFPDEKAKLIAKPELMPNAVNEFIRMISPVIYMRRTATRDVEVAGQQIAEGEKVIMYYGSANRDAAVFADPDRLDVTRANADKHIAFGYGPHTCIGKRVAQLQLEAVYRQMLARFPDIHQSGPMDVAPNNFVYAIRSMPVEFTPEG encoded by the coding sequence ATGCTTCTGATCAGTGACACCGTGGACGTCGGCGGCGCCAAGGGCCCCGCGCACAAGCCGGTCTATCCGGCCAGCCCCGTGGAGCTGTGGAACCCAGAGGCCTTCACCAAGGGGCCGCCGATGGGCGCCTTCGCCCAGATGCGCCAGGCCTCCCCCATCGCCTGGATGGACGAGCCCGAGGACCGGCCGGGCTTCTGGGCCCTGACCCGCCATGAGGACGTCATGCGGGTGAACGCCGACTACGAGACCTTCTCCTCGCAGCGCGGCGGCATCCTGATGAGCCACCAGCGCTCCGACATGCAGCTGGCCCGCGCCAGCCTCGACACCATGATCAACATGGACGCGCCCTACCACATGCAGCTGCGCCGCGAGCACATGCCCTATTTCACGCCGGCCTATCTGCGCGGGCTGAACGACCGGGTGGAGGGCGAGGTGACCCGCCTGCTGGACGCCATGGCCAAGCAGGGCCGGGTGGACCTGGTGCAGGCCGTCTCGGCCCACCTGCCGCTGTTCACCCTGTGTGAAATCCTCGGCGTGCCCTTAGAAGACCGGCCCAAGTTCCTGACCTGGATGCATTATCTGGAGCTGGCCAACTCCTTCGCCGCCGAGCGCGCCGGCGGTGGCGGCGGTCTGGAGGCGGCCGCCGCCGAGGTGCCGCCGGAGATGCAGGCCTTCCTCGACGCCTTCAAGAACGCCATCCAGGAGATGTTCGACTACGGCCGGCACATGCTGCACAAGCGCCGCCTGGATCCGCAGGCCGACCTGATGAGCGCCATCGCCAAGGCCCAGGTGGACGGCGACCTGCTGGCCGACGAGTACCTCGACGGCTCCTGGCTGCTGATCGTCTTCGCCGGCAACGATACGACCCGCAACACCATCTCCGGCTCGATGCAGCTGCTCAGCGACTTCCCCGACGAGAAGGCCAAGCTGATCGCCAAGCCCGAGCTGATGCCCAACGCCGTGAACGAGTTCATCCGCATGATCAGCCCGGTGATCTATATGCGCCGCACCGCCACCCGCGACGTGGAGGTGGCCGGCCAGCAGATCGCCGAGGGCGAGAAGGTGATCATGTACTACGGCTCGGCCAACCGCGACGCCGCGGTGTTCGCCGATCCCGACCGCCTGGACGTCACCCGCGCCAACGCCGACAAGCACATCGCCTTCGGCTACGGCCCCCACACCTGCATCGGCAAGCGCGTCGCCCAGTTGCAGCTGGAGGCGGTCTATCGTCAGATGCTGGCGCGGTTCCCCGACATCCACCAGTCGGGGCCGATGGACGTGGCGCCGAACAACTTCGTCTATGCGATCCGCTCGATGCCGGTGGAGTTCACGCCGGAGGGGTAG
- a CDS encoding Lrp/AsnC family transcriptional regulator has protein sequence MKLDARDLALVRLLETDSRLPTSTLAKRLGVSRTTVQTRIDRLVTAEVIAGFTIRLGKPLESRIVRGHVLVTAAPKAARHIEASLRTMPQVEALHSVSGPFDMIVQVAAASIEELDQVLDDIGLIDGVERTTSSIILSTRIRR, from the coding sequence ATGAAGCTGGACGCCCGGGACCTGGCCCTGGTCAGGCTGTTGGAGACCGACTCCCGTCTGCCCACCTCGACCCTGGCCAAACGGCTCGGCGTGTCGCGTACGACGGTGCAGACCCGCATTGACCGACTTGTGACCGCCGAGGTCATCGCAGGGTTCACCATCCGTCTGGGAAAACCCTTGGAATCCAGGATCGTACGCGGACATGTCCTGGTGACGGCGGCGCCCAAGGCGGCCCGACATATAGAGGCCAGTCTGCGCACCATGCCGCAGGTGGAGGCTCTGCACTCGGTGTCGGGGCCCTTCGACATGATCGTCCAGGTGGCCGCGGCCTCCATCGAGGAGCTGGACCAGGTGCTGGACGACATCGGCCTGATCGACGGGGTGGAGCGCACCACCTCCTCGATCATCCTGTCGACGCGAATTCGCAGGTGA
- a CDS encoding saccharopine dehydrogenase NADP-binding domain-containing protein, translating into MRKIVVIGGGKIGGVIAQMLAECGDYAVTLIDRSPAALQAVVFHPRLSPCVLDVADAGALDAALTGAFAVLSAAPFHLTGLVAEAAARVGCHYLDLTEDVATTRRVKALAAQAKGAFIPQCGLAPGFISIAGADLARSFDRIDELRLRVGALPRYPSNSLGYNLTWSTEGVINEYCEPCEALVEGELREVPALEGLETFSLDGVTYEAFNTSGGLGSLAEVLAGKATNLNYKSVRYPGHCALMRTLLNDLDLRHRRDLLKDVLEGAVPGTEQDVVVFFVTASGWRDGRLMQESYAGKVMGQHHGAGFWSAIQVTTAAAICTVLDLLAAGRLPSQGYVRQEEIALADVLANRFGKAYRQPGDLTTPIAKVA; encoded by the coding sequence ATGCGCAAGATCGTGGTCATCGGCGGCGGCAAGATCGGGGGCGTCATCGCCCAGATGCTGGCCGAGTGCGGCGACTACGCCGTGACCCTGATCGACCGGTCACCGGCCGCGCTGCAGGCCGTTGTCTTCCATCCGCGGCTGTCACCATGTGTGCTGGACGTCGCCGACGCAGGCGCCCTGGACGCCGCCCTGACCGGCGCCTTCGCCGTCCTCTCCGCCGCCCCCTTCCACCTGACGGGCCTGGTCGCCGAGGCCGCCGCCCGGGTCGGCTGCCACTACCTCGACCTCACCGAGGACGTGGCCACCACCCGCCGGGTCAAGGCCCTGGCCGCGCAGGCCAAGGGCGCCTTCATACCCCAGTGCGGCCTGGCTCCCGGCTTCATCTCCATCGCCGGCGCGGACCTAGCGCGGAGCTTCGACCGGATCGACGAGTTGCGCCTGCGGGTCGGCGCCCTGCCCCGCTACCCCTCCAACAGCCTGGGCTACAATCTCACCTGGTCCACCGAGGGGGTGATCAATGAGTACTGCGAACCCTGCGAAGCCTTGGTGGAGGGCGAGCTGCGGGAAGTCCCGGCCCTCGAAGGCCTGGAAACCTTCAGCCTCGACGGCGTCACCTACGAGGCCTTCAACACCTCGGGCGGCCTGGGATCCCTGGCCGAGGTTCTGGCCGGTAAGGCCACGAATTTGAACTACAAATCGGTCCGCTATCCGGGCCACTGCGCCCTGATGCGGACCCTGCTGAACGACCTCGACCTGCGGCATCGCCGCGACCTCCTGAAGGACGTCCTGGAGGGCGCGGTTCCCGGCACCGAGCAGGACGTGGTGGTGTTCTTCGTCACCGCCTCGGGCTGGCGGGACGGCCGGCTGATGCAGGAGAGCTATGCCGGCAAGGTCATGGGCCAACACCACGGCGCGGGCTTCTGGAGCGCCATCCAGGTCACCACGGCGGCGGCCATCTGCACGGTCCTCGACCTGCTCGCCGCTGGCCGCTTGCCCAGCCAGGGCTATGTCCGCCAGGAGGAGATCGCGCTCGCCGACGTCCTCGCCAACCGCTTCGGCAAGGCCTACCGCCAGCCGGGCGACCTCACGACCCCGATCGCCAAGGTCGCCTGA
- the ygiD gene encoding 4,5-DOPA dioxygenase extradiol, whose protein sequence is MNTSSRMPVVFVGHGTPMNALGGPNAQVWRDVAADLPRPKAILAISAHWGLSETAVTAMAAPKTIHDFGGFPQALFDMRYPAPGDAALAARAAELLAPLAVRADQDWGLDHGAWSVLAHMYPDADVPVVQLAMDLSQPMSAHYDVGKRLAPLRDEGVLILGSGDVVHNLRAAVRAENAAPLAWAQRFHDVVRGRLSAGDHAALIDPRGLGPEAEMAIDEHYLPLLYVLGASEPGEPVTLFNDHIDLGAISMLGAKIG, encoded by the coding sequence ATGAACACCTCCTCCCGCATGCCCGTGGTCTTCGTCGGCCACGGCACACCGATGAACGCCCTCGGCGGCCCCAACGCCCAGGTCTGGCGCGACGTCGCCGCCGACCTGCCTCGTCCCAAGGCGATCCTGGCGATTTCCGCCCACTGGGGTCTGAGCGAGACCGCGGTGACCGCCATGGCCGCGCCCAAGACCATCCACGACTTCGGCGGCTTCCCGCAGGCCCTGTTCGACATGCGATATCCCGCGCCCGGCGACGCCGCCCTGGCCGCCCGCGCCGCCGAGCTGCTGGCGCCCCTGGCTGTGCGCGCCGACCAGGACTGGGGCCTCGACCACGGGGCATGGTCAGTGCTGGCCCACATGTACCCCGACGCCGACGTCCCCGTCGTGCAACTGGCCATGGACCTCAGCCAGCCCATGTCGGCCCACTACGATGTCGGCAAACGTCTGGCGCCCCTGCGCGATGAAGGGGTGCTGATCCTGGGGTCTGGCGACGTGGTCCATAACCTGCGCGCCGCCGTTCGCGCGGAGAACGCCGCGCCGCTGGCCTGGGCCCAGCGTTTCCACGACGTGGTGCGCGGACGGCTCTCGGCCGGGGACCACGCCGCCCTGATAGACCCCAGAGGCCTCGGCCCGGAGGCCGAGATGGCCATCGACGAGCACTATCTGCCGCTGCTCTACGTCCTGGGGGCAAGCGAGCCCGGCGAGCCGGTCACCCTCTTCAACGACCACATCGACCTGGGCGCGATCAGCATGCTGGGCGCGAAGATCGGCTAG